A single region of the Streptomyces sp. NBC_00236 genome encodes:
- a CDS encoding acetyl-CoA C-acetyltransferase — MAEAYIVEAVRTPVGRRKGGLSAVHPADLGAHVIKALVERSGIDPAAVEDVVFGCLDTVGPQAGDIARTAWLAAGLPEEVPGTTVDRQCGSSQQAVHFAAQGVMSGTQDLVVAGGTQNMSMIPIAYASRQAAEPLGLTDGPYAGSEGWRARYGDAPVNQFHGAELIAEKWGISREDMEHFALRSHQRAARAIDEGRFARETVAYGDVTVDEGPRRDTSLEKMAGLKPVVEGGRLTAGVSSQVSDGASALLIASERAVAEHGLTPRARIHHLSVRGEDPIRMLSAPIPATAYALKKAGMTIGDMDLVEINEAFAPVVLAWLKETGADPDKVNVNGGAIALGHPLGATGAKLMTTLLHELERTGGRYGLQTMCEGGGQANVTIIERL; from the coding sequence ATGGCCGAGGCCTACATCGTCGAAGCGGTACGCACCCCGGTCGGCCGGCGCAAGGGCGGCCTGTCCGCCGTCCACCCCGCCGACCTCGGCGCCCATGTCATCAAGGCGCTGGTCGAGCGCAGCGGGATCGACCCGGCCGCGGTGGAGGACGTCGTCTTCGGCTGCCTGGACACCGTCGGTCCCCAGGCCGGGGACATCGCCCGCACCGCCTGGCTCGCGGCGGGTCTCCCCGAGGAGGTGCCCGGCACCACCGTCGACCGGCAGTGCGGCTCCTCCCAGCAGGCCGTCCACTTCGCCGCCCAGGGTGTCATGTCCGGCACCCAGGACCTGGTCGTCGCGGGCGGCACCCAGAACATGTCGATGATCCCCATCGCCTACGCCAGCCGCCAGGCCGCCGAGCCCCTCGGTCTGACCGACGGCCCGTACGCCGGCTCCGAGGGCTGGCGCGCCCGCTACGGGGACGCGCCCGTCAACCAGTTCCACGGCGCCGAACTCATCGCGGAGAAGTGGGGCATCTCCCGTGAGGACATGGAGCACTTCGCGCTCCGCTCGCACCAGCGGGCCGCCCGCGCCATCGACGAGGGCCGGTTCGCCCGGGAGACCGTGGCGTACGGCGACGTGACGGTGGACGAGGGACCGCGCCGGGACACCTCGCTGGAGAAGATGGCCGGCCTCAAGCCGGTCGTCGAGGGCGGCCGGCTGACGGCGGGCGTCTCCTCGCAGGTCTCCGACGGCGCCTCGGCGCTGCTCATCGCCTCCGAGCGGGCCGTCGCCGAGCACGGCCTCACCCCGCGCGCCCGCATCCACCACCTCTCGGTGCGCGGCGAGGACCCGATCCGGATGCTGTCGGCGCCCATTCCGGCGACGGCGTACGCGCTGAAGAAGGCCGGGATGACGATCGGCGACATGGACCTCGTGGAGATCAACGAGGCGTTCGCACCGGTCGTCCTCGCCTGGCTGAAGGAGACCGGTGCCGACCCCGACAAGGTCAACGTCAACGGCGGCGCCATCGCGCTCGGCCACCCGCTGGGTGCCACCGGTGCCAAGCTGATGACGACCCTGCTGCACGAACTGGAGCGCACCGGCGGCCGATACGGCCTGCAGACCATGTGCGAGGGCGGCGGCCAGGCCAACGTGACCATCATCGAACGGCTCTGA
- a CDS encoding TetR/AcrR family transcriptional regulator produces MKAITGTANAERRAELLATAAEVFAAQGYNATTVRRIADEAGMLAGSLYYHFDSKESMLDEILSAFLDELWTGYDTVLAAGLGPREAIGALVTQSFRQIDRHGPAVAIYQRESRHLSAQPRFAYLADSQLKFENAWLRTLERGVAEDAFRSDLDVRLVYRFVRDTVWVAASWYRPGGTHSPEEIARQYLSMVLAGITTKT; encoded by the coding sequence GTGAAGGCGATCACCGGGACCGCCAACGCCGAACGGCGCGCCGAACTCCTGGCGACCGCCGCCGAGGTGTTCGCCGCCCAGGGCTACAACGCCACCACCGTCCGCCGGATCGCGGACGAGGCGGGGATGCTCGCGGGCAGCCTCTACTACCACTTCGACTCCAAGGAGTCGATGCTCGACGAGATCCTCTCGGCCTTCCTGGACGAACTGTGGACCGGTTACGACACGGTGCTCGCCGCCGGACTGGGGCCGCGCGAGGCCATCGGGGCGCTCGTCACCCAGTCCTTCCGGCAGATCGACCGGCACGGCCCGGCGGTGGCGATCTACCAGCGGGAGTCCAGGCACCTGTCCGCCCAGCCGCGCTTCGCCTATCTCGCCGACTCCCAGCTGAAGTTCGAGAACGCCTGGCTGCGCACGCTGGAACGCGGAGTGGCCGAAGACGCCTTCCGCAGTGACCTGGACGTCCGGCTGGTCTACCGGTTCGTCCGCGACACCGTCTGGGTGGCCGCCTCCTGGTACCGCCCCGGTGGCACCCACAGTCCGGAGGAGATCGCCCGCCAATACCTGTCGATGGTCCTCGCGGGCATCACCACCAAGACCTGA
- a CDS encoding SDR family oxidoreductase — MTPQPPYVPGHSLLTGRTAVITAAAGAGIGGATARKFLEEGARIVIGDAHERRLKESAAALAEEFGADHVAALPCDVTDQQQVDALFALAADRHDGLDIVVNNAGLGGTADLVDMTDDQWAKVLDVTLNGTFRCTRTALRHFKESDAGGIVVNNASVIGWRAQRGQAHYAAAKAGVMALTRCAALEAADFGVRVNAVAPSLAMHPHLVKVTTPELLAELTEREAFGRYAEPWEIANVIVFLASGYSSYMTGETVSVSSQRA; from the coding sequence GTGACCCCGCAGCCGCCCTATGTACCGGGCCACTCCCTCCTGACCGGACGTACTGCGGTGATCACCGCCGCCGCGGGCGCCGGCATCGGCGGAGCGACGGCCCGCAAGTTCCTGGAGGAGGGCGCCCGGATCGTCATCGGCGACGCCCATGAACGCCGGCTGAAGGAGAGCGCCGCCGCCCTCGCCGAGGAGTTCGGCGCGGACCACGTCGCCGCCCTGCCCTGCGACGTCACCGACCAGCAGCAGGTCGACGCCCTGTTCGCCCTCGCGGCCGATCGCCACGACGGTCTCGACATCGTCGTCAACAACGCCGGTCTCGGCGGCACCGCCGACCTCGTCGACATGACGGACGACCAGTGGGCCAAGGTCCTCGACGTCACCCTCAACGGCACCTTCCGCTGCACCCGCACCGCCCTGCGCCACTTCAAGGAGAGCGATGCCGGCGGCATCGTCGTCAACAACGCCTCCGTCATCGGCTGGCGGGCCCAGCGCGGCCAGGCCCACTACGCGGCCGCGAAGGCCGGAGTGATGGCCCTCACCCGGTGCGCCGCCCTGGAGGCGGCCGACTTCGGCGTTCGCGTCAATGCCGTCGCACCGAGCCTGGCGATGCACCCGCACCTGGTGAAGGTCACCACCCCGGAACTCCTCGCCGAACTCACCGAACGCGAAGCCTTCGGCCGGTACGCCGAGCCCTGGGAGATCGCCAACGTCATCGTCTTCCTGGCCAGCGGTTACTCCTCGTACATGACGGGGGAGACCGTCTCCGTCAGCAGCCAGAGGGCGTGA
- a CDS encoding acyl-CoA dehydrogenase family protein encodes MSSVEEFRTEIRGWLAANLTGAFAGLRGRGGPGREHEAFAERLAWERHMAAEGWTCVGWPVEHGGRGATIEQQVAFHEEYALADAPARVNHIGEQLLGPTLVAFGTPEQQARFLPPIVAVEELWCQGYSEPDAGSDLANVRTRAERDGGEWVVTGQKTWTSLAHDAQWCFVVARTEAGSTRHAGLSYLLVPLDQPGVEIRPIQQLTGTSEFNEVFFDGARTPASHIVGEPGDGWRVAMATLGFERGVSTLGQQVGFRRELETLIDLARRNGAADDPLIRDRIARAWTGLETIRFNALRMLDGVAAGAPGPEASIGKIFWATWHRELGELAMSVLGAGGMTAPGEPYELDDWQRLFLFSRSDTIYAGSNEIQRNIIAERVLGLPKEIRP; translated from the coding sequence ATGAGCAGCGTCGAGGAGTTCCGCACCGAGATCCGCGGCTGGCTGGCCGCCAACCTCACCGGGGCCTTCGCGGGCCTTCGTGGCCGCGGAGGACCCGGTCGTGAGCACGAGGCATTCGCCGAACGGCTCGCCTGGGAACGGCACATGGCCGCCGAGGGCTGGACCTGCGTGGGCTGGCCCGTGGAGCACGGAGGGCGGGGCGCGACCATCGAGCAGCAGGTCGCCTTCCACGAGGAGTACGCCCTGGCCGACGCTCCCGCGCGGGTCAACCACATCGGGGAGCAGCTGCTCGGGCCGACCCTGGTGGCCTTCGGCACACCCGAGCAGCAGGCCCGCTTCCTGCCGCCGATCGTCGCCGTCGAGGAGCTGTGGTGCCAGGGCTACAGCGAGCCGGACGCCGGGTCCGACCTGGCGAACGTACGGACCAGGGCCGAGCGGGACGGCGGGGAATGGGTCGTCACCGGGCAGAAGACCTGGACGTCACTGGCCCACGACGCCCAGTGGTGCTTCGTCGTCGCCCGCACCGAAGCGGGCTCCACCCGCCATGCGGGCCTGTCCTACCTCCTGGTCCCGCTCGACCAGCCGGGCGTGGAGATCCGGCCCATCCAGCAGCTGACCGGCACCTCCGAGTTCAACGAGGTCTTCTTCGACGGCGCCCGCACCCCCGCCTCGCACATCGTCGGCGAACCCGGAGACGGCTGGCGGGTCGCCATGGCCACCCTCGGATTCGAACGCGGCGTCTCCACCCTCGGCCAGCAGGTCGGCTTCCGGCGCGAACTCGAAACGCTCATCGACCTGGCCCGCCGCAACGGCGCCGCGGACGACCCGCTGATCCGCGACCGGATCGCCCGCGCCTGGACGGGCCTGGAGACCATCCGGTTCAACGCCCTGCGCATGCTCGACGGCGTGGCGGCGGGCGCCCCCGGTCCCGAGGCGTCCATCGGGAAGATCTTCTGGGCCACCTGGCACCGGGAACTGGGCGAGCTCGCCATGAGCGTCCTGGGCGCCGGCGGCATGACCGCCCCCGGGGAGCCGTACGAACTCGACGACTGGCAGCGGCTGTTCCTCTTCTCCCGCTCCGACACCATCTACGCCGGATCGAACGAGATCCAGCGCAACATCATCGCCGAGCGCGTCCTCGGCCTGCCCAAGGAGATCCGCCCGTGA